CGCCCCTCGCGAATCGCCGTGTCCAACGCTAATTGAGGCTTGCCGATACGGCGGTCTTCCTCGGTGTAAAAACGCGAAAAGTGCTGACCGAGAATCTCGGCCTCTTCATAGCCTTTGAAACGTCGGGCGCCGGCGTTCCAACTGATGATGATGCCGTCGGGATCAATCATGTAGATCGCGTAGTCAATCACCGCATCGATCAACAAGCGAAAACGCTTGTCTTCGAAGGCATTGGCTTTGTTTCGATCTTCGCTCATTGAAATCTCGAGTCATATTGGATTTTCTGGAGTATGCGACAAACAGCCGATTTGAGAAGACTTTACCTCGGCAGTTTGCTTCTCAAGCGGTTATGCCCACTCAGCGATACACGTATTTGGTGATATAAGAATACAGGTCGTTATAGACAAAATCGGGCACCTGTTTGTCATATTCCTTGGTTTTCAGTAGTTGCAGATGACACTCCTTGACTGCCTCATCACGCTCCTCCATCGAATAAACAGATCTTCTGAGGATTTTGTCATAGGCGCTGTACGTATAAGGTTCCAATGTGGAAGTCTCAGTAAGTTCGCCCGCTGCGTCCAGGGTGTAGGTACTGTGCGCGCGCAGCACCCGGTCCTGCAGTGCGCCCAGCCCACGCTCGTACAAAAATATTTGAGAGCCACTCACTGTCTTTGCGAGGAACTCGAAGGCGACGAGGACCGCCGGGGCGTTACTGATGCTTGACTCCAGCCTCGAATAGCTGACGAATCGTTCCAGTTCTTGCTTAGCCAGGCTGGAGAATGCCCGCTTGATGCTGGACATATGGGCAAACGCGTGATTACAACCCACAACATGGATTTCCGGTTGATAACCTTCAGCAAATTTTGCCAACCCGGCAAAAGCGATGTCATCGAACGCGCACTCCATGATGATGTTGT
The Pseudomonas sp. MYb327 DNA segment above includes these coding regions:
- a CDS encoding zeta toxin family protein produces the protein MSDASKYTYTPEDVTKAFTEITATLFAGKTVETPRKLLITAGVEGSGKTYLLEKSLLPSGRYGNYVRLYLPEYRKKHPQYADMIKLGVLHAYEHTEAFARDLGAQIFTSARTHQYNIIMECAFDDIAFAGLAKFAEGYQPEIHVVGCNHAFAHMSSIKRAFSSLAKQELERFVSYSRLESSISNAPAVLVAFEFLAKTVSGSQIFLYERGLGALQDRVLRAHSTYTLDAAGELTETSTLEPYTYSAYDKILRRSVYSMEERDEAVKECHLQLLKTKEYDKQVPDFVYNDLYSYITKYVYR